The following proteins are co-located in the Colletotrichum lupini chromosome 4, complete sequence genome:
- a CDS encoding methyltransferase has translation MTGLSTADEQTSETLLASGGTARTPSLEELRDKEHKAHISMGIGSETLSASRHELPAAFATREDDGIPGQAWTSKKQYVAPDGQLVLPQHEERNLGLSSQLAENTTEPAIAHSNQQRMIDSMTDATASAPAKKEKPPRLDRLSDDPAAAKTDTSEPVGRTQAAPDVVSANRNAYEANQHLPRDVFPALRSPLTHPNGVPIFPDLSVEQEVTESSEAATQAESSIVADSDDMASIFDGTESDGGYGSDSATNASTSVTSSVRDYMYENGRRYHRFREGLYNFPNDEVEQEREDMKHAMVKLLCNQKLHFAPIGEWPQQILDIGTGTGAWAIEMGDQFESATVLGVDLSPIQPDWVPPNVKFEVDDVESSWLYPRNHFDYIHSRHTVMAIKNWRNLFHRAYEHLKPGGWIELQEIHHFPSSAYNAMPPSHPVAQYWSFVTQGLTSLGIDFNAAAGDRLPNMMREAGFVNVTEKIFHVPLGTWPRNRVLKTVGMYWRTILLDGLQAIALGPLTRGLLWTPEQIEMFLVSVRRAYHDNAALMYMPLRIMYAQKPPYGDFPRYS, from the exons ATGACGGGGCTTTCGACAGCAGATGAGCAGACAAGCGAGACGCTGTTGGCATCTGGTGGAACCGCTAGAACACCGTCTCTAGAAGAGCTCCGAGACAAAGAACACAAGGCTCATATCTCTATGGGCATCGGATCTGAGACACTTTCTGCGAGCAGACACGAGCTGCCAGCCGCTTTTGCGACGCGAGAGGATGATGGCATCCCTGGTCAGGCATGGACCTCAAAAAAGCAATATGTGGCGCCCGACGGTCAACTCGTGCTCCCGCAACACGAGGAGCGAAACCTCGGGCTCTCTTCTCAACTTGCAGAAAACACAACAGAACCCGCCATTGCGCACTCAAACCAGCAACGAATGATCGACTCAATGACGGACGCGACAGCATCGGCGCCAGCTAAGAAGGAGAAGCCGCCCAGGCTCGATCGGCTATCCGATGACCCCGCGGCGGCCAAGACAGACACTAGCGAACCCGTGGGAAGGACTCAAGCAGCACCCGATGTGGTATCTGCCAACCGTAACGCATATGAGGCGAACCAACACCTGCCTCGCGATGTATTTCCTGCGCTGCGGTCGCCTTTGACGCATCCCAATGGCGTCCCGATTTTCCCAGATCTGTCGGTCGAGCAAGAGGTCACAGAATCGTCGGAAGCTGCAACGCAAGCCGAAAGCTCCATCGTGGCAGACAGTGACGACATGGCCTCGATTTTCGACGGCACAGAGTCGGATGGCGGATACGGAAGCGACAGTGCGACAAATGCCAGTACGTCCGTTACGTCATCAGTTCGAGATTATATGTACGAGAATGGGCGACGCTATCACCGCTTCCGAGAAGGACTGTACAACTTTCCCAACGACGAGGTGGAGCAGGAGCGTGAAGACATGAAGCATGCCATGGTGAAGCTCCTGTGCAATCAGAAGCTGCACTTTGCACCCATTGGCGAGTGGCCGCAGCAAATTCTGGACATCGGGACGGGGACAGGCGCATGGGCTATTGAGA TGGGCGACCAGTTTGAGAGTGCAACAGTGCTGGGAGTCGATCTCAGCCCCATTCAACCGGACTGGGTACCGCCAAATGTCAAATTTGAGGTCGACGATGTGGAAAGTTCGTGGTTGTATCCAAGGAATCATTTCGATTATATCCATTCTCGACACACGGTTATGGCCATCAAGAATTGGAGAAACCTGTTCCATAGGGCATACGA GCACCTGAAACCCGGCGGCTGGATCGAATTGCAAGAGATCCATCACTTCCCGTCATCGGCATACAACGCCATGCCGCCCTCACACCCGGTGGCTCAGTATTGGAGTTTCGTAACCCAGGGACTCACGAGCCTCGGCATCGACTTTAATGCTGCCGCAGGTGACCGGCTGCCTAATATGATGCGCGAGGCCGGGTTCGTCAACGTGACGGAGAAGATTTTCCACGTACCGCTTGGTACGTGGCCGCGAAACAGGGTGCTCAAGACAGTAGGCATGTACTGGAGGACGATTCTTCTCGACGGACTGCAGGCGATTGCCCTCGGCCCACTGACCAGAGGGTTGCTATGGACACCAGAGCAGATTGAAATGTTCCTCGTCAGCGTGCGGCGAGCGTATCACGATAATGCGGCGTTGATGTACATGCCATTGCGGATCATGTATGCGCAAAAGCCGCCGTATGGGGATTTCCCTAGGTATTCGTAG